The sequence below is a genomic window from Ensifer adhaerens.
GGGCATGACGCGCTTGCGCAGGATTTCCGAGATCGCGGAATCGCCATGCATTTCACCGTCGGCCTCGAGATCGGGCGCCTGTTCGCGCACGAGTTGGGTCGCCAGTCGCATCTTGGCGGCGGACTCGGAATCGCGCGAGCCGAAGTTGGAATGCGAGACGAGGGCGGCGCGCGGCTTGATGCCGAAACGGCGGATTTCGCGTGCGGCCATGATCGTCATTTCGGCGATCTCCTCGGCGCTCGGATTGTAGGTCACATAGGTGTCGGTGAAGAAGGTTGCGCCGCGTTGCGAGATGAGCAGGCTCAAGCCCGAGAAGTCGATGACGCCGGGCTTCTTGCCGATGATCTGCTTGACGTCGCGCAGGTGGCGGTCATAGCGGCCTTCGAGGCCGCAGATCAGCGCATCCGCATCGCCGCGCTTGACGGCGAGTGCACCGATCACGGTCGAGTTGGTGCGTACGATGGTGCGGGCGGCTTCCGGCGTGACACCCTTGCGGCCGACATGGGCGAAATATTCGTCCACGTAGTCGCGATAGCGACGGTCTGATTCCGGGTTCACGACTTCGAAGTCGACATCGGGGCGGATCTTCAGGCCGAAACGCTCCAGGCGCGTCTGCAGGATCGACGGGCGGCCGATGAGGATCGGCTTTGCGATGCCTTCTTCGAGCAGCACCTGGGCGGCGCGCAGCACGCGTTCGTCTTCACCCTCGGCGAAGATGACGCGCTTCTTGGCAGCGGTCTTGGCGGCGGTGAAGAGCGGCTTCATGATGAAGCCCGAGCGGAAGACGAAGCGGTTCAGCTCGTCCATATAGGCGTCGAAGTCCTGGATCGGACGCGTGGCGACGCCGGTTTCGGCGGCAGCCTTGGCAACGCAAGGGGCGATGCGCAGGATCAGGCGCTGGTCGAAAGGCGAAGGGATGAGATATTCTGGCCCGAAGACGGGCGTCTCGCCCGAATAGGCGCGGGCGGCCACATCCGAGGGCTCCTCGCGGGCAAGGGCCGCGATGGCGCGCACGGCGGCGAGCTTCATTTCCTCGTTGATCGTGCGGGCGCCGCAATCGAGCGCGCCGCGGAAGATATAGGGGAAACAGAGAACGTTGTTGACCTGGTTCGGGAAGTCCGACCGGCCGGTGCAAATCATCGCGTCAGGCCGCGCCTCGCGGGCCAGATTTGGCATGATTTCCGGGTTCGGATTGGCCAGAGCCATGATCAGCGGCTTTTCGGCCATCTGCGCCAGCAGTTCCGGCTTCAGGACTCCGGCGGCAGAAAGGCCAAGGAAGATATCGGCGCCGCCGATGGATTCGGCCAGTGTCCGCTTGTCGCTCTCCTGTGCGTAGACCGACTTCCATTCGTCCATCAGCGCCTCACGGCCCTTGTAGACGAGACCTTCGATGTCGTGCACCCAGATGTTCTCGCGCCGTGCGCCGAGCGCGACGAGCAGGTTGAGGCAGGCAAGCGCTGCCGCGCCTGCGCCGGAGGCGACGATCTTGACGGTCGAAATGTCCTTGCCGGCCAGTTCCAGGCCGTTCAGGACGGCGGCGGCGACGATGATGGCGGTGCCGTGCTGGTCGTCATGGAAGACCGGGATGTCCATGATCTCGCGCAGCTGACGCTCGACCTCGAAACATTCGGGCGCCTTGATATCCTCGAGATTGATGCCGCCGAAGGTGGGTTCGAGCGCCGAGACGACCTTGACCATGTCTTCCACGGCAGGCGCGTTGATCTCGATGTCGAAGACGTCGATGCCGGCGAATTTCTTGAAGAGGACGGCCTTGCCTTCCATCACCGGCTTGGAGGCCAGCGCGCCGATATTGCCGAGACCGAGAACGGCGGTGCCGTTCGAGACGACGGCCACAAGGTTCGAACGGGCTGTGTAGAAGGCTGCCGTGGCCGGATCGTCCTTGATGGCGAGGCAGGGGGCAGCGACACCCGGCGAATAGGCGAGCGCCAGGTCGCGCTGGTTGCCGAGCGGCTTGGTGGCGGTGATTTCCATCTTACCGGGGCGGGGATAGCGATGATAAAACAGTGCCTGTGCGTCGAGGTCTGCCGATTGCGGCGCGCCCTGCGCCTTGTTGTCATCAAGCGAATCCATGCTTGCCATCTCCGGTGGTCTTCTTGGTTTCAGAATCTTCCATACACCAATTGTCGGCCGGCGGGAGTATCTGTGTGCCCCCGACCGTGATTTTCTGGCATGCATCCGGTGCATGTCGAAAAATGCTGTCTACCGCTCTGGCGTTAACTAAATCGCAATACGCGGTCCTGCTGCAGGGCTTGCGGAAGCCTTTCTGTCATCATCCTGAAACACGAGTCTGGTTTTCAGGATTGTGACAATCGCAATGACGAAGCGCAGCGATGAAAGGCTGGGACGATGAGCGCCGAACCCGAGGCAAGGACATTCCGCACCATCTTCATTTCAGACGTCCATCTGGGCTCGAAGGCGGCCAAGGCCGACTTTCTGATCGATTTCATGCGCTATCACGAGGCCGAGACCTATATTCTGGTCGGTGACATCATCGACGGCTGGCGGCTGAAGCGTAGCTGGCACTGGCCGCAGAGCTGCAACGACGTTGTCCAGAAGCTCTTGCGCAGGGCCCGCAAGGGCGCGCGCATCATCTATGTGCCGGGCAATCACGACGAATTCCTGCGCGACTTCCCCGGCATGCATTTCGGCGGCATCGAGGTGGCGCTGAACTGGATTCACGAAGCGGCTGACGGCAAGAAGTATCTCGTCATCCATGGCGACGAGTTCGACATCGTCGTGCGCAATTACCGCCTGCTCGCCTATCTCGGCGACTGGGCCTATGATGCGGCGATTCTGGTCAATCGCGGGCTTGCTGCGGTGCGCCGTCGCCTCGGCCTGCCTTACTGGTCGTTCTCTGCCTGGGCGAAGCTGCAGGTCAAGCACGCCGTCAATTTCATCGGCGAATTCCAGCATTTCGTGGCAGAAGAAGCCCGCCGCCACAAGGTCGACGGCGTGGTGTGCGGCCATATTCACCATGCGGTGATGGAGGATATCGAGGGTATCCAGTACATCAACACGGGTGACTGGGTTGAAAGCTGCACGGCCGTCGTCGAGCATTTCGATGGCCGCATGGAGCTGATCCACTGGACCCCTGCATCGCAGATCGTCCCGAAGCCGAAGATCCTGCAGCTTGCCGCGCGCGGCGAAAAGGAGCGGGCCGCCGAGGCCGCCTGAAGGGTTCGGATCAGGCGAACATCTGCCGGTACTGGATGAAGCCGGACTTCGAGGCGATGCGGTCATAGAGCTTCATGGCATCCGTATTCGTCTCATGTGTCAGCCAGTGCACCCGGGACGCACCCTTGGCCTTGGCATCCTCGTAGACGAACTCGATCAGCTTGCGGCCAATGCCGCCGCCGCGAAGGCCTTCCTCGACATAGAGGTCCTGCAGATAGACATAATCGCCCACCGTCCAGCAGGAGCGGTGGAAGATATAATGCACCATGCCGACGCAGCGGTCGCCCTGAAAGGCGAGGGCGGCAAACATGGGCTCGTCGGGATCGAGGAAGCGACGCCAGGTGACGGCGCTGGTTTCTTCGGGAATGTCCGTCTTGTAGAAGCGCTGATAGCCTCTCCAGAGCGGCATCCAGATGTCATGGTCATCCCGTGTAACGGGCCGGATGATAACTTCGGTCGACAAGGCGCGTTCTCCCATGATTGACGAGGAAGGTTATTGCTGCCGCCTTTTGCCGTCCAATTCAACTTCCTGCTTGGTCCATGAGCGACGTTGATTTTGACTAGGACCGCTTGTTGATGGTGCAATCATGGTCCTGGATATCTTCGCCACCGGCCATGCCCTTGATGGTCGGGAAGGCGACATCCGTCAGCACCACAAAGCCCGGCCCTTCCTTGAAATACACGCCCACGACATCGAGGTTGTGCTGAGCCATTTCCATTGCCGGATCTTTCAGCGTCTTTGCCAGGTCGATGAAGGGATTGTAGCTCCGAAGCTTTCTTCCCATCACCCGCTTCGCCATGAAATGATGACCCGCGATCTCGACCGGAAGCGGTGCCCATTGCGGCTTGACCTGGTCGACCACCTTCGCCAGCGCGTTGTGGGCTTCGATGCTCAGGCAGTCGATATGAATATGCAGCTGGTTCTGGGTGCGCGCGCTTTTGGCATTGACTGCAAGGCTCAGTTCATCGCGGGTCATTCGGCGCGGCAACCTGCTGTCGACGGCCTGCTTTTCTTTCCAGGCGCCGGCGAAGAAATTCGGTGTCGCCGGATCGAGCAGCCTCCCGTCCTCTATGCCGGTGATCCTCTGCGTGGGAATCAGCAGATGCTGCGCCACGCCGCGCTGATCCTTCAGGATTGCGTAATGCTCTGCCTTGTTGACGCTGACGCAAGGGGCCGTGTTCACCACGCATTTGCCGTGGACGATGTTCCAAAGGGCATTGGGGTCTGCGTGGGCAATGGGCGCGGAGGCGAGAAGGGCAAGGCCGAGAAAGGCGGACAGGCGAAGGCGCATAGTGGATGATCCTCGAGAGACGAAAACGAAGCAGTTGCACCATAGCCATTGGCGCGTGTCCGTTTGTGGCGGCACCTGGGCCGCTCGATCACATTTTCGCGATGGCCGCAGCAGGATTGAAACGGACGGACTTCACAAGATCAGGATTTGAAATCTCCGAGGCTTGATGGAACCCGAAAAGCCGCTTGCATCAGAGATGCCTGATTGCATGCAGCGTGAACTTCGAGACCTTCTCCGGCAAAGCGTCGATGTCGAACCAGCCGAATTCGGGGAGCTTTTCGGGCTCCATGACGCGCGGTTCGCCGGTGAAGTCGTCCGTCACGTAGATCAACGACACCCAGTGGTGACCGTCGTCGGGAAAGCGGTTTTCGGAAATGCAGAGGAAGCGGATATCGCCGATCGTCAGGCCCGATTCCTCCTCGGCCTCGCGGCGGACGGCGTCAATGCAGGCTTCCATATGGTCGACCTTGCCACCGACGATGTTCCAGTGGCCGGCCTCGGGAAAACGGGTGCGGCGGTACAGCAGAATCGAACGGCCCCGTCTGATGACGAGGCCGACACCCAGTCCCGGAAAGTCCGTTCCCGGAAGACCCACGGAATTACTTGCTGTTAGCGACAATCAGCATGAAAGCCGGGATGTCGTCGCCGAAGCCGACCGGCGTCGGGCCGTCATCGTCGTTGCGGCGGTGGTTGCGCTGACGCCGTTCGCGATGATCGTCGTTGGCCGGGTTGACGCGATAGTCGCGCGGCTGACGATGGCTCTTTTCGGCTTCATTGCGTGCGGGTCTTGCCACAGGTGCTTCCTCGATTGTTTCCTGGCGCTTCTCGGCCACGACTTCCATGTCGCGTTCCGGCTTCCTTGTCTCCGCGCGGCTTTCGTTCCGGTTCTCGGAACGGTCCCTGCGGCCCTTGCCGCCACGGCTGCGATCGTTGCGATCGCGACCGCCGCGACGTTCATCCTCTTCGCCGGCCACGCTCGGCGGCAGCGCCGAGAGATCGCCGTTCAGCCACTCGATCTTCTTGTCGATCAGCTTTTCGATCGCATCGAGCGCCTTGCGGTCGCGGTTGGCAACGAGGGTGAAGGCGGCGCCCGAACGGCCGGCACGACCAGTGCGGCCGATGCGGTGGACATAGTCTTCCGCATGGATCGGGACGTCGAAGTTGAAGACGTGGCTCACGTCAGGAATGTCGAGGCCACGGGCCGCGACGTCGGAAGCAACCAGAAGCGTGATCTGGTTGTCCTTGAAACCTTGCAACATGGCCATGCGCGAGCGCTGGTCCATGTCGCCATGCAGTGCGCCGACGGAGAAGCCGTGGCGTTCGAGCGAACGGAAGAGGTCGGCAACATCCTTCTTGCGATTGCAGAAGATGATGGCGTTCTTCAGTTCTTCCTGGGCTTTGATGAGATCGCGAAGCGCTGCGCGCTTCTCGTAATCCTTTGACTGTACGGCAACGAGACGCTGCGTCACAGTCAGTGCGGTGGAGGAGCGGGTCGAAACTTCGATGCGCTCCGGGTTCTGCAGGAACTGGTCGGCGAGAACCTGGATTTCCTTCGGCATGGTGGCCGAGAAGAACAGCGTCTGGCGCGTGAAGGGGATGAGCTTGGCGATGCGCTCGATATCAGGAATGAAGCCCATGTCGAGCATGCGGTCTGCCTCGTCGATGACGAGGATTTCAACAGCGCTCATCAGCAGTTTGCCGCGCTCGAAATGGTCGAGCAGGCGGCCGGGCGTGGCGATCAGCACGTCGGCGCCGCGTTCCAGCTTCTTTTCCTGATCGTCGAAGGAGACGCCACCGATGAGCAGCGCGACGTTCAGCTTGTGATTCTTGCCGTATTTCTCGAAGTTCTCGGCGACCTGCGCTGCGAGTTCGCGCGTCGGCTCGAGGATCAGCGTGCGCGGCATACGCGCTCGTGCGCGGCCCTTTTCAAGCAGCGTCAGCATTGGCAGCACGAAGCTTGCGGTCTTGCCGGTGCCTGTCTGCGCAATTCCGAGAATATCGCGTCGTTCCAAGGCCTTGGGGATCGCCCCCGCCTGGATCGGCGTCGGAATCGTGTAACCGGCGTCGGTAACTGCAGAAATGACTTTAGGGCTCAGGCCGAGATCAGAAAAGGTGGTCAATGAGGAGTATAATCCATTCGCGTTCAAAGGAACGACCGGTTAATCGGCAGCGTGTGCATGCGATGTTGCGTCAGCGGATTAGTCCTCTTGCCCCGCAAAGTCAAGTTTTCCGGGACTTTTGAGGTCGATCTCGATGAAATTTCATCTGTTTGACAAGATTGCCACACCCGTTGCGGCCATGATGGTGCCGGCAGCCCGGTTCATGCGGCGCATGATGGCGGTGCTGGAGGCCACCGCCCGTGCTTTCAGCGCCAGTCCTGCATAGAAGCCGATGACCAGAACCTCGACGATGAGAATGACCGCGACCAGTTCGGTATAGCCTCTGAAGGTGATTCCAGTGGCTGCGACGTTCGGCAGGATGGCGAGATAGAAAAGCGGCATTTTGGGGTTGCCGATATTCAGGGCGACGCCGGTAGCATAGGTCTTCAGAAGCGAGCCGCGCGAGATCTGGGCTGGTTCCACTGCGGGCGTGCCAGGGGGCGTTGAGGGTGCTGTGAGCCAGAGCGAGATGCCCATCCATATCAGATAAGTCGCGCCTGCCATGCGGAGATACACCATATAGGGCGCCAGCGCCTCCGCCGCGTGGCTCAGGCCGGCAAGGCCGAGCGTCAGGAAGGCGAGAATCCCCGTGACCGTGCCCAGCCCATAGACGACGCCGGCCCTGAGGCCGCCAGAGAGGGTGCGGGTGAAGATGGTGAAATTGTCGGGGCCGGGGCTTGCTGCGAAGACAAAAAACGCGAGCGCGAAGGCAAAGAGCGTGGAAAGCGCCATGTCAGAAAACTCCGGTTGCGACCGGATGTGCAGACTGCGCGCAAAAATGCCGCCTGTCAAAGGCGGCGCAGATCACGTTTCAAAGCAGGGAGGTGATTTTCAGGCCGGCATTGAGGAAGCCCGAGGGGTCGATGGCGACGCCGTTGCGGCGGACTTCGTAATGCAGGTGCGGACCGGTGGAGCGGCCGGTATTGCCGACGCGGCCGATCGTTTCGCCCGTATCGACATGCTGGCCGACGTGAACCAGGATTTCGGAGAGATGTCCGTAGCGGGTGGTTACGCCGTTGCCGTGATCGATTTCGACCAGGTTGCCGTAGCCGGAGGCCGGGCCGGCGGTGATGACAGTGCCGGCACCGGTGGCGCGGGCGGGGTCGCCGATATTGCCGCGAAAGTCGATGCCGGGATGCAGCGCGAGCGTACCGAGGAAGGGGTCCTTGCGGTAGCCGAAGCCGCTCGTTTCCATCGCGCCGGGGATCGGATTGCCGAACGGATAGCGCATGGCCTGGCTGCGGATGTCCTCAAGGCGCTGCAGCGCGAGATCGAGCTGCGTCAGCTTGAGATCGAACTTGTCGCCGGTCGGATTGTTGACCGGGATGTAGGGGCCGCCGGTATCTGCCGTGCTGTCGGTCTCTTTCGGCTGAATGCCGGTTCGGCGGAGAATCGTCGCAATCGCGTCCGCCTTTTCGGATGCGCCGAGGCGAAGGTTCTCGATCTTGGCGATCTGCTGCTGCTCGATCGATTTCAGGGACAGCGAAACGTTGCTGAAAATGCGGTCGGCGCGATTGGCCGGCGATTCGGCTGACGTCGGTGCAAAGCCGAGGGCGCGGGTGGTGATCGGGTCAATCGCGGCCGTCTTTGTATCGGTGCCGAGGATCGCGTCAAATGGCGATTCGGCGCTGGCGCGCCTGTCGTCGGCTGCGGGCCTGGAGGCCGGAACCGGGATTTCAGGCTGCACGGCGCCGGCACTTTCGGCGCGCTCTATCAGTTCGTTGATCTTGCCATGGCGATCGGTGAGGGCCGACTGGCGCTCCATCAGCTTCTCGACCTTCTTCTCCACCACCTGCTGGTCGAGAAGCTGGCGCGAGGTGACCCGATCGACCTGGGCGCGCAAAGCCGAGATGCGGTCCTCATATTCATGCTGGATGCGGGCCTGGCGGGCAATGGACGCGCCCAGCAGGTCGTCGCGCAGGACCAGATAGGTCGTTGCGCCGAAATATCCCATCGTCAAGGTCGCGACCACCGCGACGCCGAGCGCTGTCATCCACGGCTTCACCGTCAGGTGCCGAACCTTGTCGCCCGATGCCAGGATCAGCACAGGCGCTTTGCGACGTTTGGCAAAGACGCTTTTTCCTGCTTCACTGCCCACGAGGCTACCCCCAAACCAAAAAACCACACGTTTTCATGGGGGAATTACACACTGTTAAGGTTAACAAATCGTTCCGGTCCGTTAACGGCTGCCTTGCTGGCCCGTCGTGAAGGCTTGTCAGGCGAAGCTTGTGGAGGTCAGTGCGCGGTAAAACGAGGGCGTCAGGCCTGCCTCGGCGCGCGCGACATCGTTGAAGGGCGCCTTGAGAGGACCACGGAAGTTCAACCGGACCAGCGACTGAAAGGTCGCAGCCGGATCCTTTTTCTCGCGGGCGCAGAGAAAACGGAACCACTTGGCCCCGATCGCCACATGGCCTTTTTCATCATTGTAAATAATATCAAGGACTTCGGCGCTTTCCGTGTCGCCCGTTTCGCGCATCTTTTCCTGCAGAGAGGGTGTCACGTCGAGCCCGCGCGCCTCGAGGATCAGAGGCACGACGGCGAGTCGTGCCGTCAGGTCGTTGCGGGTATCATGGGCCGCCTGCCAGAGCCCGTCATGGGCAGGCAGGTCTCCGTAATCCGCGCCCAGAGCTTTCAGCCGCCCGCGCACCAGATTGAAATGCTTGGCCTCTTCGAAAGCGACCTGCATCCAGCCGTCAAAGAAAGAGCGCGGGACGGGTTCGGACGCGAATCGGGCGACGATGTCGAGCGCGAGATCGACGGCGTTGAGTTCGATATGGGCGAGCGCGTGCAGCATCGCGATCCGTCCTTTGACCGATCCAAGGCTGCGCCGCTTGACCTGGGTGGGCGGCACGAGAAGCGGGCGGTCGGGCCGACCGGGACGATCCGGCACGACCGCATCGGCGGGATGACGCAGGGAGAGGGTGCGGCCATACCACGCTTCGGCGACCCGGGAGGCGAGCGCCGTCTTCAGGTCAAGGTCTGGCGCGCGGATCGCCTGAACGGCCCCGTCACGCAGCGACCTGAAAGGAGGAATGGCCGTTGCCTGCGTCACGTCAGGATGCTGCCTTCACGGCTTCGAGCACCTCTTGCGCATGGCCCTTGACCTTCACGCCAGCCCAGGTCTTCAGGATTCTGCCGTCAGCACCGATGAGAAAAGTGGTGCGGGCAATGCCCATGTATTTCTTTCCGTACATGCTCTTTTCCTGCCAGACGCCATAGCTTTGCGCCATGTCCGTCGATTCGTCGGAGCCGAGAGCCACCGTCAGATTATGCTTGGCGGCGAACTTCTCGTGCTTCTTGACCGGATCTGGCGAAACGCCAATGACGACGGCGCCAGCCTTCTCGAAATCGGACTTCAAAGCGCTGAAATCGATCGCTTCCGTGGTGCATGCGGGTGTATCAGCCTTGGGATAGAAATACAGCACCACTTTCTTGCCAGAATAGTCCTTTAACGACAGTTTCGTTCCACCGTCCGCCGGTATTGCAAAGTCGGGTGCCAGATCGCCAGGCTGAAGTTCGGACATTGGATTTCCTTTCCCTTCGGGAGACAGTTTTAACGGTTCGGGCTATATAGGTTTGACTGAATCGCCCAGCAATTCATACGGGAGGAGACCCTGATCGGATGACTGACGTCAACGGCGGAAACGCCGGAGATCAGGGCGATGCTGCGCCGCTTGAACCGGTTCCGGCGCAGGTCGAACCGGTCGCGAAGCCCGTGCGGCGGCGCAAGGGGGCGGCGCGCCGTGTCTTCGTCGCCGTCATGGAGCTCGTCCTTCTTGTCGCTTTTCTCGCGGGCGGCCTTTATTTCGCGATTGAGCGCGGCGTTTTCGACGACATGCTGAAGCGCGAGGCCGTGGCCATCCTGGCGCGCGCTGCGGGGTCGGAAAATTATACGGCCGACGTCGGTTCGGCGACCCTTCGGTTTAACGCGCATGGCGAACTCGTCATTGATGCGAAGGATGTTTCCATTCTTCCCGCGGAGACGCAAGGCGCCGTTTTCCGCACCGGACATGTCAAGATCGCGCTGGAGACGCTCTCCCTTTTGTCCGGTCGTTTGACCGTCGCCTCCGTCTCCGTGGATGGAACGGGTATCAACTTCAACGCCCTGCAGTCTCAGCCAATGGGTGAGACGTTCCGCATCGACAGCATTCCGGCGACGCTGGACAGGGTGTTCTCGGCGCTGGACTCGTTCGACAGCGCAAGCGGCAAGACCGACATCCGCAGGCTGAAGCTGACTGGCATTAATTTCGAACTGCCCGCCAAGCAGAAGCGTGAGGCCAAGGTCGCGGTCCATCAGATCCTGCTCGAGCGACGCAGGGACGGCAATATCGCGATTTCCGGCGACTA
It includes:
- a CDS encoding malate dehydrogenase (oxaloacetate-decarboxylating)(NADP+) gives rise to the protein MDSLDDNKAQGAPQSADLDAQALFYHRYPRPGKMEITATKPLGNQRDLALAYSPGVAAPCLAIKDDPATAAFYTARSNLVAVVSNGTAVLGLGNIGALASKPVMEGKAVLFKKFAGIDVFDIEINAPAVEDMVKVVSALEPTFGGINLEDIKAPECFEVERQLREIMDIPVFHDDQHGTAIIVAAAVLNGLELAGKDISTVKIVASGAGAAALACLNLLVALGARRENIWVHDIEGLVYKGREALMDEWKSVYAQESDKRTLAESIGGADIFLGLSAAGVLKPELLAQMAEKPLIMALANPNPEIMPNLAREARPDAMICTGRSDFPNQVNNVLCFPYIFRGALDCGARTINEEMKLAAVRAIAALAREEPSDVAARAYSGETPVFGPEYLIPSPFDQRLILRIAPCVAKAAAETGVATRPIQDFDAYMDELNRFVFRSGFIMKPLFTAAKTAAKKRVIFAEGEDERVLRAAQVLLEEGIAKPILIGRPSILQTRLERFGLKIRPDVDFEVVNPESDRRYRDYVDEYFAHVGRKGVTPEAARTIVRTNSTVIGALAVKRGDADALICGLEGRYDRHLRDVKQIIGKKPGVIDFSGLSLLISQRGATFFTDTYVTYNPSAEEIAEMTIMAAREIRRFGIKPRAALVSHSNFGSRDSESAAKMRLATQLVREQAPDLEADGEMHGDSAISEILRKRVMPDTTLSGEANLIVFPNLDSANITLGIVKTMTDSLHVGPILLGAAMPAHILTPSVTSRGVVNMATLAVVEASHPEGGH
- a CDS encoding UDP-2,3-diacylglucosamine pyrophosphatase LpxH encodes the protein MSAEPEARTFRTIFISDVHLGSKAAKADFLIDFMRYHEAETYILVGDIIDGWRLKRSWHWPQSCNDVVQKLLRRARKGARIIYVPGNHDEFLRDFPGMHFGGIEVALNWIHEAADGKKYLVIHGDEFDIVVRNYRLLAYLGDWAYDAAILVNRGLAAVRRRLGLPYWSFSAWAKLQVKHAVNFIGEFQHFVAEEARRHKVDGVVCGHIHHAVMEDIEGIQYINTGDWVESCTAVVEHFDGRMELIHWTPASQIVPKPKILQLAARGEKERAAEAA
- a CDS encoding Ribosomal protein S18 acetylase RimI; translated protein: MSTEVIIRPVTRDDHDIWMPLWRGYQRFYKTDIPEETSAVTWRRFLDPDEPMFAALAFQGDRCVGMVHYIFHRSCWTVGDYVYLQDLYVEEGLRGGGIGRKLIEFVYEDAKAKGASRVHWLTHETNTDAMKLYDRIASKSGFIQYRQMFA
- a CDS encoding CDP-diacylglycerol pyrophosphatase; this encodes MRLRLSAFLGLALLASAPIAHADPNALWNIVHGKCVVNTAPCVSVNKAEHYAILKDQRGVAQHLLIPTQRITGIEDGRLLDPATPNFFAGAWKEKQAVDSRLPRRMTRDELSLAVNAKSARTQNQLHIHIDCLSIEAHNALAKVVDQVKPQWAPLPVEIAGHHFMAKRVMGRKLRSYNPFIDLAKTLKDPAMEMAQHNLDVVGVYFKEGPGFVVLTDVAFPTIKGMAGGEDIQDHDCTINKRS
- a CDS encoding ADP-ribose pyrophosphatase YjhB, NUDIX family; the encoded protein is MGLPGTDFPGLGVGLVIRRGRSILLYRRTRFPEAGHWNIVGGKVDHMEACIDAVRREAEEESGLTIGDIRFLCISENRFPDDGHHWVSLIYVTDDFTGEPRVMEPEKLPEFGWFDIDALPEKVSKFTLHAIRHL
- a CDS encoding Superfamily II DNA and RNA helicase, translating into MTTFSDLGLSPKVISAVTDAGYTIPTPIQAGAIPKALERRDILGIAQTGTGKTASFVLPMLTLLEKGRARARMPRTLILEPTRELAAQVAENFEKYGKNHKLNVALLIGGVSFDDQEKKLERGADVLIATPGRLLDHFERGKLLMSAVEILVIDEADRMLDMGFIPDIERIAKLIPFTRQTLFFSATMPKEIQVLADQFLQNPERIEVSTRSSTALTVTQRLVAVQSKDYEKRAALRDLIKAQEELKNAIIFCNRKKDVADLFRSLERHGFSVGALHGDMDQRSRMAMLQGFKDNQITLLVASDVAARGLDIPDVSHVFNFDVPIHAEDYVHRIGRTGRAGRSGAAFTLVANRDRKALDAIEKLIDKKIEWLNGDLSALPPSVAGEEDERRGGRDRNDRSRGGKGRRDRSENRNESRAETRKPERDMEVVAEKRQETIEEAPVARPARNEAEKSHRQPRDYRVNPANDDHRERRQRNHRRNDDDGPTPVGFGDDIPAFMLIVANSK
- a CDS encoding Threonine/homoserine/homoserine lactone efflux protein, with protein sequence MALSTLFAFALAFFVFAASPGPDNFTIFTRTLSGGLRAGVVYGLGTVTGILAFLTLGLAGLSHAAEALAPYMVYLRMAGATYLIWMGISLWLTAPSTPPGTPAVEPAQISRGSLLKTYATGVALNIGNPKMPLFYLAILPNVAATGITFRGYTELVAVILIVEVLVIGFYAGLALKARAVASSTAIMRRMNRAAGTIMAATGVAILSNR
- a CDS encoding Murein DD-endopeptidase MepM and murein hydrolase activator NlpD, contain LysM domain — protein: MGSEAGKSVFAKRRKAPVLILASGDKVRHLTVKPWMTALGVAVVATLTMGYFGATTYLVLRDDLLGASIARQARIQHEYEDRISALRAQVDRVTSRQLLDQQVVEKKVEKLMERQSALTDRHGKINELIERAESAGAVQPEIPVPASRPAADDRRASAESPFDAILGTDTKTAAIDPITTRALGFAPTSAESPANRADRIFSNVSLSLKSIEQQQIAKIENLRLGASEKADAIATILRRTGIQPKETDSTADTGGPYIPVNNPTGDKFDLKLTQLDLALQRLEDIRSQAMRYPFGNPIPGAMETSGFGYRKDPFLGTLALHPGIDFRGNIGDPARATGAGTVITAGPASGYGNLVEIDHGNGVTTRYGHLSEILVHVGQHVDTGETIGRVGNTGRSTGPHLHYEVRRNGVAIDPSGFLNAGLKITSLL
- a CDS encoding Uncharacterized conserved protein, contains ferritin-like DUF455 domain, producing MTQATAIPPFRSLRDGAVQAIRAPDLDLKTALASRVAEAWYGRTLSLRHPADAVVPDRPGRPDRPLLVPPTQVKRRSLGSVKGRIAMLHALAHIELNAVDLALDIVARFASEPVPRSFFDGWMQVAFEEAKHFNLVRGRLKALGADYGDLPAHDGLWQAAHDTRNDLTARLAVVPLILEARGLDVTPSLQEKMRETGDTESAEVLDIIYNDEKGHVAIGAKWFRFLCAREKKDPAATFQSLVRLNFRGPLKAPFNDVARAEAGLTPSFYRALTSTSFA
- a CDS encoding peroxiredoxin Q/BCP, whose amino-acid sequence is MSELQPGDLAPDFAIPADGGTKLSLKDYSGKKVVLYFYPKADTPACTTEAIDFSALKSDFEKAGAVVIGVSPDPVKKHEKFAAKHNLTVALGSDESTDMAQSYGVWQEKSMYGKKYMGIARTTFLIGADGRILKTWAGVKVKGHAQEVLEAVKAAS